A section of the Cuniculiplasma divulgatum genome encodes:
- a CDS encoding FAD/NAD(P)-binding oxidoreductase, with protein MKTIAIIGGGSGGVSTANHLAYKLREQVKAGDVKIVLVEGSQRHYYQPGFLEIPFDMMAASSTYRPVSRMLADGITLVPEFATALDLKNSVVRTDRQSINYDFLVIATGARYDYDSIPGLKQGTNNFYSLEAAVELKKKLNNFKSGRIVVGVSSMPYKCTPAPLEVVFMLNDYFTSRGIRDRVEIQYVYPMPMAFPDQGISDIARKMFSEKGIKSSLGFQIKAVDVAAKELVSQKDERIAYDLALIVPPHRGNKLLESTGVADQMGWVQVDGYTLNVKGYGNAYAIGDATNLQVSKAGSVADAQAIVVSDRIMQSILGEEPVATYDGSGGALMLTGMGKASMITSSYTQKPVFMPESYSFYWLKLIYNNVYWNMTAKPVLNGVVQ; from the coding sequence TGGCGGAGGCAGTGGTGGAGTAAGCACAGCAAACCATCTTGCCTATAAGTTGAGAGAGCAGGTTAAAGCCGGCGACGTTAAGATCGTCCTTGTGGAAGGAAGCCAGAGACATTACTATCAGCCAGGATTTCTTGAAATCCCCTTTGACATGATGGCAGCTTCCTCCACGTACAGGCCGGTGTCCAGGATGTTAGCGGACGGAATAACGCTTGTGCCCGAGTTTGCCACTGCCCTTGATCTGAAGAACAGTGTCGTCAGGACTGACAGGCAGAGCATTAATTATGATTTCCTGGTCATTGCAACTGGAGCAAGGTATGATTATGATTCCATTCCGGGACTGAAGCAGGGAACCAACAACTTTTACAGCCTTGAAGCCGCTGTTGAACTCAAGAAGAAGCTCAACAATTTCAAGTCAGGCCGCATTGTTGTGGGAGTATCATCCATGCCCTACAAGTGTACCCCTGCGCCGCTGGAGGTCGTCTTTATGCTGAATGATTACTTCACCAGTAGAGGAATAAGGGACAGGGTCGAAATCCAATACGTATATCCCATGCCAATGGCTTTTCCAGATCAGGGCATTTCAGATATAGCTCGGAAAATGTTCAGCGAAAAGGGAATAAAGAGCAGTCTGGGATTCCAGATAAAGGCCGTGGATGTAGCGGCAAAGGAACTTGTATCGCAGAAGGATGAGAGGATCGCATATGATCTGGCGCTGATTGTCCCGCCTCACAGGGGAAATAAGCTTCTGGAATCCACAGGAGTGGCAGATCAGATGGGCTGGGTTCAGGTTGACGGATATACGCTCAATGTTAAGGGCTACGGGAATGCCTATGCAATCGGTGATGCCACGAACCTGCAGGTATCCAAGGCAGGTTCAGTTGCTGACGCCCAGGCCATAGTTGTATCCGACAGAATCATGCAATCGATTCTTGGCGAGGAGCCGGTGGCAACCTATGATGGCAGTGGTGGTGCTCTTATGCTCACGGGCATGGGCAAAGCATCAATGATAACATCCAGTTATACCCAGAAGCCAGTCTTCATGCCGGAGAGTTATTCATTCTACTGGCTGAAGCTAATTTACAACAACGTGTACTGGAACATGACTGCAAAACCTGTCCTGAACGGGGTGGTACAATGA